A section of the Veillonella criceti genome encodes:
- a CDS encoding GntR family transcriptional regulator, which produces MNKDLGRLQPIVLTSYKPLREVVCETLRQAIRDGIFKPGERLMEVPLAEELGVSRTPVREAIRKLELEGFVVMIPHRGTYVADISLKDITQVFEIRSALEELAAQLAAERITPDEIEFLERMLVEIGTFMEQKNMEKVVEADINFHEVLYKASRNERLVEIIHNLREQTLRFRTMSMNQPGRLVKTWEEHRMLVEAIAERNPAQAREIARLHMEHSEQALLKGMNIDKP; this is translated from the coding sequence ATGAATAAAGATTTAGGGCGCTTACAGCCTATCGTATTAACATCTTACAAACCATTACGTGAAGTCGTATGTGAAACCTTGCGTCAAGCCATCCGTGATGGTATCTTCAAGCCTGGTGAACGCCTCATGGAAGTGCCTCTAGCCGAAGAATTAGGCGTGAGCCGTACGCCAGTCCGTGAAGCCATTCGCAAACTAGAGCTAGAAGGCTTTGTTGTCATGATTCCTCATCGGGGAACTTATGTAGCCGATATTTCCCTCAAGGATATTACCCAAGTCTTTGAAATTCGCTCCGCCCTTGAAGAATTAGCCGCCCAGCTAGCAGCCGAACGAATTACCCCTGATGAAATTGAGTTCTTAGAACGCATGTTGGTAGAAATTGGCACCTTCATGGAACAAAAAAACATGGAAAAAGTAGTTGAAGCAGATATTAACTTCCATGAAGTATTATATAAAGCATCTCGCAATGAACGGTTAGTAGAAATTATTCACAACTTACGAGAACAAACCTTGCGTTTCCGCACAATGTCAATGAATCAACCCGGTCGCTTAGTTAAAACTTGGGAAGAACACCGCATGTTAGTCGAAGCAATTGCTGAACGCAATCCAGCGCAAGCCCGTGAAATTGCACGACTCCATATGGAACACTCCGAACAAGCCTTATTAAAAGGCATGAATATTGACAAACCTTAA
- the ispE gene encoding 4-(cytidine 5'-diphospho)-2-C-methyl-D-erythritol kinase, which produces MEQLSFSKINIGLAILNKRDDGYHNIDTIFQSIYLGDSIYFAKHHSVVFSGMAPELPTYMNDMIPYDESNLAMKALRAIQAYTGCTTGGAIHLLKRVPPAAGLGGGSSDAAAMLLGLNKFWDLRLTEKELMKLANDLGSDVPFLMKGGTARGTGRGEILNYLPTDKPHWLLIVKPELSVSTAAAYNRFNNQSQVTSETIDTVENAMREGAVKKAMQHSGNTFEELLFPLHPELITCKDFFTSRGYTTIMTGSGPTMVVYLDTALEALTLQEEIKKAGHTWLSLITKTHGKEALS; this is translated from the coding sequence ATATCGACACTATTTTTCAATCTATTTATTTAGGTGATTCCATTTACTTTGCCAAACACCACTCCGTAGTTTTTTCTGGCATGGCCCCTGAACTACCTACCTATATGAACGATATGATTCCTTATGACGAATCAAACCTAGCGATGAAAGCCTTGCGAGCTATTCAAGCCTATACAGGTTGCACTACAGGTGGCGCCATCCATTTATTAAAACGAGTGCCTCCAGCAGCTGGTCTCGGTGGTGGTAGCTCCGATGCGGCGGCTATGCTACTGGGCTTAAATAAATTCTGGGATTTACGCCTCACGGAGAAAGAACTCATGAAACTAGCCAACGACTTAGGCTCCGATGTGCCCTTTCTCATGAAAGGCGGCACAGCCCGTGGCACTGGTCGTGGAGAAATACTCAACTATTTACCAACCGACAAACCCCATTGGCTATTAATTGTAAAACCAGAACTATCTGTATCCACAGCCGCAGCCTATAATCGTTTCAACAATCAATCCCAAGTAACGAGTGAAACTATCGATACCGTAGAAAATGCTATGCGTGAAGGAGCTGTCAAAAAAGCCATGCAGCATAGTGGCAATACCTTCGAAGAATTGCTATTCCCACTCCATCCAGAACTCATCACTTGTAAAGACTTTTTCACCAGTCGTGGCTATACAACCATCATGACAGGAAGCGGTCCAACTATGGTCGTCTATCTTGATACAGCCCTTGAAGCCTTAACATTACAAGAAGAAATCAAAAAGGCTGGACATACTTGGTTATCCTTAATTACTAAAACTCACGGTAAGGAGGCATTATCCTAA
- a CDS encoding SLC13 family permease, giving the protein MTQPASPAPVPAKTRSHSQNIGLILSFLVLIGILCIPTPSDLSTAGHRMIGLLFFAIVLWITSAVSYPVSATMLTALTALLLGTAPNIDAPDKILGTSNALKLAISGYSTPAWALVAAAMFISVAMTKTGLDRRIALNVLSRIGTKTSHIYIGVIFTGFILSFFVPSATARLACLVPIIIGILDSLGINRQSKLAALLVVGATQADTVWNIMVQTAAAQNLVAVGFISSQLNTSVSWLDWLLAAAPYSLVMIVIYYFLSMWLLKPDEHDLEGSQQELQRHLKELGPMSFNEKKLLALSLILLGFWATGGHLHKYDTSTTTIVAIALFLMPGIGIIDWKYAQSRIDWGSIVMFGAGISLGTALLKTKAATWLANAFVHMFTLETLSVFMLIGTITFFLIAIHLGFASATALASAMIPIVISIVQAVHIPGINPVGLTMIAQFSICFGFILPVNSPQGMVAYSTGTFDVKTFMKTGIPITIIGYALLVVYAATYWHWIGLV; this is encoded by the coding sequence ATGACACAACCCGCTTCACCCGCTCCGGTACCTGCTAAGACTCGTTCCCATAGCCAGAACATTGGCTTGATTCTTAGCTTCTTGGTCTTAATCGGTATTCTATGTATTCCTACACCAAGCGACTTATCTACAGCAGGACATCGCATGATTGGCCTTCTTTTCTTTGCTATCGTACTGTGGATAACAAGCGCCGTTTCCTACCCCGTTAGTGCTACCATGCTAACGGCCTTAACAGCCTTACTCTTAGGAACAGCACCCAACATTGATGCCCCTGATAAAATATTAGGCACCAGCAACGCATTAAAGTTAGCCATTTCAGGCTATTCGACACCAGCTTGGGCCCTTGTAGCTGCTGCTATGTTTATTTCCGTAGCCATGACTAAAACGGGGCTTGATCGGCGTATTGCCTTAAATGTATTATCTCGCATTGGCACTAAAACAAGTCATATCTATATCGGTGTTATCTTCACCGGGTTCATTCTTTCCTTCTTCGTGCCAAGTGCCACAGCCCGCCTAGCTTGCTTAGTCCCTATCATCATTGGTATTTTGGATAGTCTAGGTATTAATCGCCAAAGTAAATTAGCAGCCCTACTCGTAGTTGGCGCCACCCAAGCGGATACAGTTTGGAACATCATGGTACAGACTGCGGCGGCCCAAAACTTAGTAGCTGTCGGCTTTATTTCTTCACAGCTTAATACGTCTGTTTCTTGGCTAGATTGGTTACTAGCAGCCGCACCCTATTCATTAGTAATGATCGTCATCTACTACTTCTTATCCATGTGGCTTTTAAAACCAGATGAACATGATTTAGAAGGTTCACAACAAGAACTACAACGGCATCTAAAAGAACTAGGGCCTATGAGCTTTAATGAAAAGAAATTATTAGCCTTATCCCTTATTTTGCTTGGCTTCTGGGCTACTGGTGGTCATTTACACAAATATGACACCTCTACTACCACAATTGTAGCTATCGCTTTATTCTTAATGCCTGGCATTGGGATTATTGATTGGAAATATGCTCAAAGTCGTATTGATTGGGGTTCCATCGTTATGTTCGGCGCTGGCATCAGCTTAGGTACCGCACTTTTAAAAACCAAAGCCGCTACTTGGCTAGCGAACGCCTTTGTTCACATGTTTACCCTTGAAACCTTATCCGTATTCATGTTAATTGGCACGATTACCTTCTTCCTTATCGCGATTCACCTTGGCTTTGCTTCCGCTACGGCCCTAGCTTCTGCGATGATTCCTATTGTCATTTCTATTGTACAAGCCGTGCATATTCCTGGTATCAATCCAGTAGGCCTCACCATGATTGCACAATTCTCCATCTGTTTTGGTTTTATTCTACCAGTTAACTCACCACAAGGTATGGTTGCTTACAGTACCGGTACCTTTGATGTTAAAACTTTCATGAAAACAGGCATTCCTATTACCATCATTGGCTATGCTTTACTGGTAGTCTACGCCGCTACCTACTGGCATTGGATTGGTTTAGTTTAA